A section of the Deltaproteobacteria bacterium genome encodes:
- a CDS encoding LamG domain-containing protein codes for MKKLFPCIIMLLLLWCAPVYGFSGGSGTVADPYLVANVSDLVEIRSLTANLALHYKQTASIDLFGYDPGDGNGWIPIAGGGTGDLFTGSYDGQHYTISNLTIDRPITINVGLFGHVGRGGVIRNVCLEDVAVVGARGTGSLIGRVTGDATTLIERCSAGDGTVTGDAATGGLIGSHNSWQETAGGTDNPVVSQCFADINVIMSANGSDKQKFGGLAGCSQKGTIIDSYARGSVDITAATLTAPAQRVGGLAGCIIYRGELIRCYSTGTITVNQHTTYYGGLVGRVSLQGQGNDGVVVDSYWDTQTSGMTTSAGGFPRTTAQMKTQSTYATFDFTNIWGIDPAKNDGYPYLLWEDYDPEDPPPPPTVDLRSRWGLELDGVIDHVIIDHDGALDVSADDTVTVEAWVRKASDQTDAAGTGDIAVLQNHDSYNLFLADGNEPAFSIVDDSGTTHTASSDFPLETGKWYHLAGTFDNSTVKIYINGFEYTSGTVTPGAVGIQDTGSRVGVGVNVTGLENIGGVNYPSEGFLHGAIDEVRIWNTARTEANIRDTMCKKLAGTETGLVGYWRLDEAYGLVCVDDSPNDNDGTIVSASRGCSAAPVGDTSTHDYTDDYSVTDTVGDEQLTVEEDGGTWSAALKSAIQVYRVSEAPDYLSGPPRWKLFPGTGFWGVFMTGGGSATYKISYNYDVSSDGFPGISDEANLRLAYRDTNCEPWKDLGATLGANPLTRSGLTGTEFILGSDMEPRNAIDFDGTDDYVEIADDNTLDLDDQGTLEAWIYPDALTAGAGIVIKGTSGINNVCYGFGLGGGSNVFTGGASSNIDFVVGNTGGGVYRLTGTNALSTGRWYHVACVWKNNTTDEMTIYINGVQEATSSATIDNAATTNNEAVNIGREAVTPTYFNGPIDEVRIWNTARTEANIRDTMCQKLSGSESGLVGYWRFDEETDSTTCPDQTTNNNDGTMTGFSDVRAARICSSAPIGDDSAYGYYDGGTLSPVIAQLTHSDGDYLKAEENTGTWTGTFSGIQIYQLDEAAVYPPDLWTTPSPPYSYTTPNGLSAPSGWSSVDYFRYWGVFTTDWLNSPKTYDVTYYYNGNPSVPVDDSVLGLAKRDDYCDRSWADSGATLITGADTLTKTGEAGTEYILGGQGAPLAIALAYFTAEMVDGCVFITWKTATEIETAGFYLWRSDQKDGGYTRIDESFTPTEALTETTGATYEYWDCNVDEASAWYYKLEAVDYDQAQENAFYGPIGPTARSLKTAGTDDASGASGRSGCFISVTAK; via the coding sequence ATGAAGAAGCTTTTTCCATGTATCATTATGTTGTTATTACTCTGGTGTGCACCGGTTTATGGATTTTCCGGAGGATCGGGGACGGTTGCTGATCCTTACCTGGTTGCAAATGTTTCTGATCTTGTCGAGATCAGGAGTCTTACCGCCAATCTTGCACTTCACTATAAGCAAACCGCGAGTATTGATTTATTCGGTTACGATCCGGGAGACGGCAACGGCTGGATCCCCATCGCCGGCGGCGGCACCGGCGACCTGTTCACCGGCTCCTATGACGGCCAGCATTACACCATTTCAAACCTGACCATCGATCGGCCGATAACGATAAATGTAGGGCTCTTTGGCCATGTGGGCCGGGGCGGTGTTATCCGGAACGTATGTCTTGAAGACGTAGCTGTTGTGGGCGCCCGGGGGACGGGCAGCCTCATCGGCCGAGTTACCGGTGACGCCACCACCCTGATCGAACGATGCTCCGCTGGAGACGGCACGGTAACCGGCGACGCGGCCACGGGCGGCCTGATCGGCTCGCACAACAGCTGGCAGGAAACGGCGGGCGGAACGGACAATCCGGTGGTTTCCCAGTGCTTCGCTGATATAAATGTCATCATGTCCGCCAATGGGTCTGATAAACAGAAATTCGGCGGTCTGGCGGGGTGCAGCCAGAAAGGGACCATTATTGATTCCTATGCCAGGGGTTCGGTGGACATAACGGCCGCGACATTGACGGCACCCGCACAGAGAGTCGGCGGCCTGGCCGGATGCATCATTTACCGGGGCGAGCTCATCCGCTGTTACTCCACCGGCACGATTACGGTAAATCAACACACGACATACTACGGCGGTTTGGTTGGTAGAGTTTCGCTGCAAGGACAGGGCAACGACGGGGTGGTAGTCGATTCATACTGGGACACCCAGACCTCCGGCATGACCACCAGCGCGGGGGGCTTCCCCCGGACAACGGCTCAGATGAAGACGCAGTCCACCTATGCCACCTTTGATTTCACCAACATCTGGGGGATCGATCCTGCCAAGAACGACGGATATCCCTATCTGCTCTGGGAGGACTATGATCCCGAAGACCCGCCGCCTCCTCCCACGGTGGATCTGCGAAGCCGCTGGGGTCTTGAGCTGGACGGTGTTATCGATCATGTGATCATCGACCATGACGGCGCGCTGGACGTGAGCGCAGACGACACCGTGACCGTGGAGGCCTGGGTCAGGAAAGCCTCGGACCAGACCGACGCCGCCGGCACGGGCGACATCGCCGTTTTACAGAACCATGATTCCTATAACCTCTTTCTCGCAGACGGCAATGAGCCGGCTTTCTCCATTGTCGATGATTCCGGGACAACCCATACCGCCTCTTCCGATTTTCCCCTTGAAACCGGAAAGTGGTATCACCTGGCCGGAACCTTTGACAACAGTACCGTGAAGATATACATCAACGGCTTTGAGTACACCAGCGGAACAGTAACGCCTGGTGCTGTGGGCATCCAGGACACGGGCAGTAGAGTGGGTGTCGGCGTCAACGTCACCGGACTAGAGAATATCGGAGGCGTCAACTATCCTTCCGAGGGATTTCTCCACGGCGCCATCGACGAGGTCCGCATCTGGAACACGGCCAGGACGGAAGCCAATATCCGCGACACCATGTGTAAAAAGCTTGCAGGCACGGAAACCGGGCTTGTCGGCTACTGGCGCCTTGACGAGGCCTATGGTTTGGTCTGCGTTGATGATTCGCCCAATGATAACGACGGCACCATCGTGTCCGCCTCGCGTGGCTGCTCGGCGGCTCCCGTGGGCGACACCAGCACCCACGATTATACCGATGACTACAGCGTGACCGATACGGTCGGTGATGAGCAACTGACCGTCGAGGAGGACGGCGGCACCTGGAGCGCGGCCCTGAAATCGGCCATACAGGTGTACCGGGTGAGCGAGGCGCCGGATTACCTGAGCGGCCCTCCCCGATGGAAGTTGTTCCCCGGCACCGGATTCTGGGGTGTCTTCATGACGGGCGGCGGTAGCGCAACCTATAAGATCTCATATAATTACGACGTTTCAAGCGACGGTTTCCCGGGTATCAGTGACGAGGCCAACCTCAGGCTGGCCTATCGGGACACCAACTGCGAGCCCTGGAAAGACCTCGGTGCGACGCTTGGCGCCAATCCCCTCACCCGGTCGGGGCTCACCGGTACCGAGTTCATCCTGGGTTCCGACATGGAACCGCGCAACGCCATTGATTTCGACGGCACGGACGATTACGTGGAAATCGCTGACGACAACACTCTTGATCTCGATGATCAAGGCACCCTGGAAGCCTGGATATATCCTGACGCATTGACGGCGGGCGCCGGAATCGTTATCAAGGGGACCAGCGGGATCAACAACGTATGCTACGGGTTCGGCCTGGGCGGCGGCTCGAACGTGTTCACCGGCGGCGCCAGCTCCAATATCGACTTCGTGGTGGGAAACACCGGCGGCGGGGTCTATCGCCTGACCGGCACCAACGCTCTTTCAACGGGCAGATGGTATCACGTTGCCTGCGTGTGGAAGAATAATACGACAGATGAGATGACCATCTATATCAACGGCGTGCAGGAAGCCACTTCTTCCGCAACGATCGATAATGCCGCCACCACCAATAATGAAGCCGTCAATATCGGCAGGGAAGCCGTCACGCCCACATATTTCAACGGTCCGATAGACGAGGTCCGCATCTGGAATACCGCCCGAACCGAGGCAAATATCCGTGACACCATGTGTCAGAAACTGTCAGGTTCGGAATCGGGCCTGGTCGGTTACTGGCGGTTCGATGAGGAAACGGACAGCACTACCTGTCCTGACCAGACGACGAACAACAATGACGGCACCATGACCGGTTTCTCCGACGTGCGGGCCGCCCGTATCTGCTCATCCGCCCCCATCGGTGATGACAGCGCCTATGGGTATTATGACGGCGGAACACTGAGCCCGGTCATAGCACAACTGACACACTCCGACGGGGACTACCTGAAAGCCGAGGAGAACACCGGGACCTGGACCGGAACATTTTCCGGCATACAAATCTATCAGCTTGACGAGGCAGCGGTCTATCCACCGGACCTCTGGACGACACCTTCACCCCCCTACAGTTACACGACCCCGAACGGACTGAGCGCGCCCTCGGGCTGGTCCTCCGTCGATTATTTCCGGTACTGGGGCGTCTTTACCACGGATTGGCTGAACTCGCCCAAAACCTACGATGTTACCTACTACTATAACGGCAATCCGAGCGTGCCCGTCGACGATTCCGTCCTTGGCCTGGCAAAGCGCGATGACTACTGCGACCGGAGCTGGGCGGACAGCGGGGCAACCCTGATCACTGGGGCCGATACACTGACCAAGACCGGCGAGGCCGGCACGGAATATATCCTGGGCGGCCAGGGCGCTCCCCTTGCCATTGCCCTGGCATACTTTACGGCCGAGATGGTCGACGGCTGCGTCTTCATTACCTGGAAGACCGCCACGGAGATCGAAACAGCGGGCTTCTACCTGTGGCGAAGCGATCAAAAGGACGGGGGATATACCCGTATCGACGAAAGCTTCACTCCGACCGAAGCATTGACGGAAACCACGGGCGCAACCTATGAATACTGGGATTGCAACGTCGATGAAGCCAGCGCCTGGTATTACAAGCTCGAAGCCGTCGATTATGACCAGGCACAGGAAAACGCTTTCTACGGCCCCATCGGTCCAACGGCACGAAGCCTCAAAACCGCCGGGACCGATGATGCGTCGGGCGCGAGCGGCAGAAGCGGGTGTTTCATTTCAGTGACGGCAAAGTGA
- a CDS encoding sensor domain-containing diguanylate cyclase, whose amino-acid sequence MEGTMSIEYDFREVVDNLYDGLYIVDRDRRITFWNQAAENITGYSAEEVMGRSCADNLLNPVDGLGNEMCRNACPLAATMADGQSRETELYLHHKEGHRLPVSVRTAPLRNRKGTVTGCIEMFTNISFREALRLQLEEWKKVALMDPLTELPNRRQLELQIRGRLHELKRNAVSCGILFVDIDHFKNVNDTYGHDTGDQVLRTVAKTLTSSIRPFDTVGRWGGEEFVGIFPHTNRKTLLKIANRLRMLVEHSSIETGRGPLSFTVSVGGVLGVAEDSVDSIIKRADARMYESKEKGRNCVTMEKRRPPSQGRRDTLTAVS is encoded by the coding sequence ATGGAGGGTACCATGAGTATCGAGTACGATTTTCGGGAAGTGGTGGATAACCTGTACGATGGCCTGTATATCGTAGACCGCGACCGTCGCATCACCTTCTGGAACCAGGCTGCCGAGAACATTACAGGGTACAGTGCCGAAGAGGTTATGGGGAGAAGTTGCGCGGACAACCTTTTGAATCCCGTCGATGGGTTAGGTAATGAAATGTGCCGGAACGCCTGTCCCCTGGCGGCGACGATGGCCGACGGGCAATCGCGGGAGACGGAACTCTATCTCCATCACAAGGAGGGCCACCGGCTGCCCGTGTCGGTCCGCACGGCCCCCCTGAGGAACCGGAAAGGCACGGTCACGGGCTGTATCGAGATGTTCACGAACATCAGTTTCCGTGAAGCCCTCAGGCTGCAGCTCGAGGAATGGAAAAAGGTGGCGCTTATGGACCCCCTGACCGAACTGCCGAACCGGCGCCAGTTGGAATTACAGATCCGCGGGCGACTTCATGAGTTGAAACGGAACGCCGTTTCCTGCGGCATTCTTTTTGTCGATATCGATCATTTTAAGAACGTGAATGATACTTACGGTCACGATACAGGCGACCAGGTCCTGCGAACCGTTGCCAAGACCCTGACGTCTTCGATCAGACCCTTCGACACGGTAGGCCGCTGGGGAGGTGAGGAGTTCGTCGGGATCTTTCCCCATACCAACAGAAAGACACTTCTCAAGATAGCCAACCGGCTGCGGATGCTCGTGGAGCATTCGAGCATCGAGACGGGCCGGGGGCCGCTTTCGTTTACCGTTTCCGTTGGCGGTGTTCTCGGAGTCGCCGAGGATTCGGTGGATTCCATCATCAAGCGGGCCGACGCGCGCATGTATGAAAGCAAGGAAAAAGGTCGGAATTGCGTGACCATGGAAAAACGGCGTCCGCCGTCACAGGGCCGGCGTGATACCCTGACGGCAGTTTCGTAG